DNA sequence from the Streptomyces sp. MST-110588 genome:
GAGCCGATGCTCCGCCGGGCGCTGGAGATGTGGACCGGCCCGGCCCTGGCCGATGTCACCAAGGGCCGGCAGCTCAGCGCCCACGCCGTCCACCTGGAGGAACAGCGGATGCGCGCGCTGGAGCTGTGCGTCCAGGCCGGCTTCGCGCTCGGCCGTACCAGGGAACTGGTCGGCGAGCTGCGGTCGCTGACGGTCCGCTACCCGCTCAACGAGTGGTTCCACGGACAGCTCATGGCGGCGCTGGCCGACTGTGGACGGCGCAGCGAGGCCCTGGGCGTCTACCACAACCTGCGCATGATGCTGGACGAGGAACTCGGCCTGACCCCCTCGGAAGAGATCAAGCGCATGCAGCACCGCATCCTCAACGAGCAGCCAGTGCTGGCCTGAGCGGCCCCGCGCGGACACGGGCGAGCCGGAACGGCCCGATCAGGCCGGCCGGGCTTGAACGAGACTCCAAGTGGAACCCAACGTACGGATGTGGGCTGAATCCCCACACAAGACACACGACACACAGCACACGACACACAGCACACGACACACAGCACACGTCACCGCTGCGGAGGAGCGAGCGATCCATGGGTGTTCCGGATCTGTCACAGATCGGCCTGGCGGACGCACCGGCCGCCGGACGCAAGGCCGCCGTACTGGGCGAGCTGGCCCGGGCCGGGTTCGACGTCCCGGCCGGCTGGGTCCTGAGCACGGACCTGATGGCCGGGGCGTTCGGCCCGGGCGGTGACCTCACCAGGCTGCGGGAGAGCGTCGCCGCGATCCTCGCCGAGGCGGGCGACGTCCCGCTCGCGGTGCGCTCCTCCGGCGTCGCCGAGGACCTGGAGGGCATGTCCTACGCGGGCCAGTACGAGTCGGTGCTCAACTGCCGCGGCGCGCAGGAGGTGCTCGACGCGGTCCGTACGTGCTGGGAGTCCGGGTCCAGCGAACGGCTGGCCGCCTACCAGGGCGACGCCCCGGCCGGCGGGGTGGCGGTCCTGGTCCAGGAGATGGTGGACGCCGATGTCGCCGGGGTCGCCTTCAGCGTCAACGCGCTGACCGCCGACCCCGACGAGGTCGTGGTCAGCGCCGTGCGCGGGCTCGGCGATCGGCTGATGTCCGGTGAGGCGACGGCCGAGGAATGGGCCGTACGCGACGGTGCCGCGCGCCGCACCTCCGGCGAGGAGCAGGTGGCCGACGAGGCGCTGGTCCTGCGGGTGGCCGAGCTGGCCCGCGCGGTCGCCGACCGGTTCGGCGCGCCCCAGGACGTCGAGTGGGCCGTGTCCGGCGGCCGGCTGCGGCTGCTCCAGGCCCGTCCGGTCACCGGGCTCCCGGACGAGCTGGTGCCGCATGTACCCGTCCCGGTGGATGTGCCGCCGGGCACCTCGATGCGCGACCCGAACTTCGACCGGCCTTGGACCCCGTTCGTACGGTCGGTGTTCCTGCCGGTCTTCACCCGGGCCGCACCGCACGTGTTCGCCTTCACCACCGGCGCCACCCCGCGCCCCACGGTCATCGGCGGCTGGCCGTACGTCAACGTCCTGCCCGACACCATGCCCGAGCTGGTCGCCAGGCTGGAGAAGATCGCCGAGCGGTTCGCCGCGGGCGACCCCCTGGAGCTGGTGCGCCGCTGGGAGGGCGGCTGGAAGGCCGAGACCGCCGCGGCCGTCGCCGAGCTGCGCGCGGTCGACCCGGCGGCCCTGGACGACTCCGCGCTGACCGCCCACCTCGAACGTCTCCTGGACGCCTTCGCCACCCTGCACGACCGCTATTTCCAGCTCAGCGGCGCCTCGGCGGGCCTGCTGGGGCGGCTCGGCGCGACCTGCGCCGAACTCCTCGGCTGGGACGCCGCCAAGACGCTGCTGCTGCGCGGCGGCCTGGTCGGCGACCACGTACCGGCCACCGCCGGGGTCGGGGACATGGCGCGCTACGCCGCCGGCCGCCCGGAGGTACGGGCCGCGCTGGAGGCGGGCGAGCGCCCCGCCGACCCGGGCTTCACGGCCCTGCTGACCGCCTATCTCGCCGACTACGGCCACCGCACCGCCGGGTTCACCCTGACCGAACCGACCCTGGCCGAGCAGCCCGAGGTGGTGCTCGGGATGGTCCGCGCCCAGCTCGACGCGCCCTACGACCTGGACGCCGAACGGGCCAGGCTGGAGGAGCGCCGCGCCGCCACGGCCGCCGAGGCCCGCGCCGCGCTCGCCGACCGCCCCGAGGCCGACCGGGAGCGCTTCGAGCGCGCCCTGCTCGGCTCCGACCTCAGCGCACCGATCCGCGACGAGAAGTCCTTCTACGCCGTGTCGCTGTGGGCACTGCTGCGCTACGCCGCGCTGGAGGCCGGGGCCCGGCTGGCCGCCGCCGGAACGCTCACCGCCCGCGAGGACGTGCTGTTCCTGGAGTACGAGGAGGTGACCGCCGCCCTCGCCGGACGGACCCCCGCCGAGGGCCTGGTGCGCCACCGCCGTGGCGAGCACGCCTGGGCGCTGGCCCACCCCGGCCCGCCGGTGCTCGGCGAGCCGCCCGCACCGCCGCGGCCCGTACCGGACATGACACCGCCGTCCCCGGCCGCCCAGGAGGTCATGCGGGGCGCCGAGTGGTCGATGGGCGTCTTCGGCGCGGGCGCCGCCGCGGCCCGCCAGGAGGAGGACACCCTGCACGGCGTCGCCGCCTCCCCCGGCCGCCGCACCGGCACCGTACGCGTCATCAACGGCGTCGCCGAGTTCGGGCGGCTGCGCGCCGGCGAGGTGCTGGTCTGCCCGGAGACGACCGCGCAGTGGGCGATCCTCTTCCCGGCGGTCGGCGCCCTGGTCACCGACCGCGGCAGCCTGCTCTCGCACCCGGCGATCATCGCCCGCGAGTACGGCGTCCCGGCGGTCGTCGCCACCCGTACCGCCACCGCGTTCCTGCGCGACGGCGACCTGGTCACCGTGGACGGCAGCACCGGCACCGTACGCCGTGAACGCGCGGGCGGCCCGACGTGACCAGCCGTCCCGGCGCGGCACTCCTCCAGCCTGGCCCGTTCGGCGTCCAGGTCGTAGGGAGCGGCGCATGAGCGCGCTGCGTGTCGCGGTGTCCGGCGCCGGCATCGGCGGTCTGGCCCTGGCCCAGGGCCTGCGCCGGCGCGGCGTGGAGGTGACGGTCTATGAGAGCGACGGCTCCGCCCTCTCCCGGGATCAGGGGTTCCGGCTGCGGATCGACGCGCAGGGCCGCGCCGCCCTGGCCGACTGCCTGCCCGCCCGGCTCCACCGGCTGGCCGAGGACACCGCCGGCCGGCCCTACACCTCGCGCGGCCTGTGCTTCGACCACCGGCTGACCCGGCTCGGCGCGCACCGGCCGGCCGCGGCGCCGGATGGCACCGACGGCCGGGACAACCGGGACAACCTGGACGACCGGAAGGGCCGGACCGACCCGAACGACCCGAACGACCGGGCCGGCCTGGACGATCCGGGCGCCGCCAGCATGGTCGCCGACCGCCGGGTCCTGCGGCAGATCCTGCTGACCGGGCTCGGCGACGCGGTGCGGTTCGGCCACCGGGTCACCGGCTACCGGCCCGCCGGCGAGGGCGTGTTCCTCGACTTCGCCGACGGCACCGCCGCCGCGGCGGACGTCCTGGTCCTCGCCGACGGCATCAACTCCCGGGCCCGGCGCCACCTCCTGCCCCGCGCCCAGGTCCTGGACACCGGCCTGCGCGCCGTCCAAGGGCACATGCCGCTGGACGCCGAGGCTTTGGACTGGGTACCGCCGGAGCTGCTCGGCGGGTCACGCCCGGTGCTCGGCCCCCACCGGACGACCCTGGTGGTCGGGGCGTACCAGCCGCGCCGGCCGGTGGCCGAGGCCGTCGCCGAGCACGCTCCCGGCGCGGACATCGAGGCGGTCCGCGCCTACTTCAAGTGGACCCTGGTCGCCCCGGCCGGCCAATTCCCGTACGCCGGAGCAGGCTTGAGCGCTGCCGGTCCGCTCGGCCTGCATGCCGCCGCCACGCGTATGACGAAGGGCTGGCACCCGCTGCTGCGCCGCGTACTCGCACGCTCCGACCGCGCCGCCACCTTCGCGCTGTCCATCAGGGCCGTACCCGTGCCGGACGCCTGGCCGCCCGGCCGGGTCACGGCGCTGGGCGACTGCGTGCACGCCCCCACCCCGGTCGGCGGCCTCGGCGCCAACACGGCGCTGCGCGACGCAGCCCTGCTGTCCGGGCGGCTGGCCGACGCCCGCGCCGGACGCCTGGACGTGACCGGGGCCATCGGCCTCTACGAGGAGGAGATGCGCGGGTACGCCCGCGCGGCGGTGGACGGCTCGTTACGGGGTGCCGAGACCGTCTTCCGCGCCGACCCCCTCCCCGTCTGATCCCCCCATACAAAGGAGTGACCATGCAGAAGACCGGCCCCCTCACCCGTGTGCGGCCGTTTGTTCCCATCCTGCTCGACATCGTCGTCCCGGCGGTGCTGTACCTGGGCCTCAAACGGCTGGGGGTGTCGGACTTCTGGGCGCTGACCGTCGCCGGTGTCTCCACCGGCGTCACCACCCTGATCAACACGATCCGCCGGCGCCGGATGGACTTCGTCGGCATCCTGGTCGTGCTGGAGATCGCCCTGACGGTGGCCCTGCTGTTCGTCACCGACGACCCGCGGGTGGTGGCGGTCAAGCCGTCCTTCTACACCGCCTTCACCGGTGTCTTCCTGTGGGTCACCTGCTTCGTCGGCCGGCCCGTCGTCTACCAGGCCGCCGCCCCGATGGCGACCAAGGGCGACCCGGCTCGCGAGATCGCATACGACCGCGCGTGGGTGGAGTCCAGGGAATTCCGCTCCCGGGAACGGGTGATGACCGCCGCGTTCGGCGCGATGCTGATCGCCGAGGCCGCGCTGCGCGTGTTCGTGGTCTACCGCTACTCGGTGCAGGACCTGGAGAAGTCCTTCCTGCTGTCCCAGCTCCCCGGCATCGTGCTGCTCGTGGCGGTGCTCGGCTTCTTCCGTATGAACGTGCCCGCCCTGACCCGCATCGTCGACGGCATCCAGGAGCGGGTCACCGCCTCGGAGCTGAGCGAGTACCGGACCGCGGGGAAGGGCCGGTGACGCGGTGCCGTCCGGCGGGCCGCACCCCGCGGCCCGCCGTACCGCCGTCCCCGCGCCCCGCGCCATAAGGGGCGGCCGATGGCCCACCTGACCACCACCGGCACGGGCCGGCCGCGGCTGTCCTCCCAGGCGCTGGACCTGCTGTTCCGGCAGGCCCGTACCCCCGGCGGATTCACCGACGAGCCCGTCGGCCCCGAGGACCTGCGCGCCCTGTACGAGCTGATCCGCCACGGCCCGACGTCCTTCAACCAGCAGCCGCTGCGCGTCCTGGAGATCCGCAGCACCGGGGCCCGGCAGCGGCTGCTGCGCCATCTGACCGACCGCAACCGCGACAAGGCCCGCGGCGCGCCGCTGACCCTGCTGCTGGCGGTGGACCTGAACTACCACGAGCATCTGCCCGTGGTCTTCCCGCACGCCCCGCACCTGTACGAGTGGCTGGCAAACGCCCCGGAGGTACGCCGGGAGCGGGGCCGCTTCGACGCCCTGCTCCAGACCGGCTACCTCATCGTGGCGGCCCGCGCCCTGGGCCTGGCCGCCCTGCCCATGCTCGGCTTCGACGAGGCGGGCCTGAACGCCGAGTTCTTCCCCGCCGGGGACCGGGAGGCGCTGCTGGTGCTGAACCTGGGGCGGCCGGCGCCCGTACGGCGGGAACGGCTGCCCCGCCTGACGTACGACCAGGTCGTCACCACCCTGTGAGTCGGCGACTCCCCGATCCACCCCCTGTCCTGGCCCCCCTTGATGAGTCACCACCCTCCGAGGAGCACCCGTGTTCGCCGTCTACGCCGCCGCCCCCGACTTCGACGATCCGCTGTCGGGGCTGGTGACCGGGGAGCGGCCCGAGCCGCAGGTACCGCCCGGGTGGGCGGCGGTCTCGGTGCGCGCCGCCAGCCTGAACATGCACGACATCTCCACCCTGCGCGGCTGGGGCATGCCACCCGAGCGCTATCCGATGATCCTGGGCTGTGACGGGGCGGGCGTGCTGGCCGACGGCACGGAGGTGGTGGTGCACGCCCTGATCGGCTCGCCCGGCTGGACCGGCCCCGAGACCCTCGATCCGGGCCGCACCGTGCTCAGCGAGCAGCACCAGGGCAGCTTCGCCGACACCGTCGTGGTGCCGGCGCGCAACCTGGTGCCCAAACCGGCCGGGATCTCCTTCAGTGAGGCCGCCTGTCTGCCGACCGCCTGGCTGACCGCCTACCGCATGCTGTTCAACGGTGCGGGGGTGCGGCCCGGCCAGACCGTACTGGTGCAGGGCCGCGAGCGGATCGGCAGCATCGCGACCGCCGCGATCGCGCTGGCGGTGACCGCCGGGCTGGAGGTGTGGGTCACCGCCGAGGGCCGTGGCCGCGACCTGGCCGCCGAACTCGGCGCACACCGGGTCCTGGGCCCCGGGGAGAAGGCGCCCGGCCTGGTCGACGCGGTCCTGGACGGCGGCGTGGATGAGACCGGCTGGGCCCGCTCGCTGGAACTGCTGCGGCCGGGCGGCGCGGTCGTGTGCGCCGGCTACCGGGCGGGCCGCCCCGCAGAACCGGCCCCGGCGCACGCCCTGCACCGACTGATCTTCGGCGAGCGGCGACTGGTCGGCTCGGCCATGGGCACCGCCGGGGAGCTGGCCGATCTGCTGGCCTTCCTCGACCGCACCGGTCTGCGCCCGCGTATCGCCCGCGAACTGCCGCTGCGCGAGGCGGCGGAGGGCTTCCGGGCGATGCTCACCGGCGAGACCGACGGCAAGATCGTCTTCAGCCATGGTCCGGCGGCCGGTGACGGCTGCGGGTAACGGGTCGGGATACGGCCGTTCGGGTTTCGTATCCAGGGTGGTGAGGGACAGAAGGGGTGAGGTTAAAGTCAGGGGCAACGGGTGGAGTCGCGAGGGGAGCGGGGCCGGTGGTGCCGGATGAAGCGGTGATCGGCTGTGTGGGAGAGCTGGTCATCGGCACCCGCGGTACCGGCGGTCCCGGGGAGGTACTGGTCCGGGTCCGAGGGGGTTCGGAGACCTTCCTCGCCTGGTCGGAGGAGCCCTTGCCGCACCGGGCGACCGTGCTCGTAGTGGAATCCCGGGGCCCGCGCGAGGTCGAGGTCATCGACTGGACCGGGCCGTCGGACCGTTGACCGGCGAGGCCGGCGACGCAGCTTGAGGAGACTGGAAATGTTCGGTTACCGCGTTCCCGCCCCCGACGAGGCGATGCTGATCTCCGGTGGCAGACGGGGGCTGGGTGGTGCGCCGTTCCGCGTCGTGACCGGGCACGGCAAGTTCGTCCTGCCGGTCTTCCGCAAGACCCGCTTCCTGACGCTGGCGATGTGTGAGGCGGAGGTCGTCGAGACCTGCGTGACCCGGCAGGGCATCGCGCTGACGGTGCGTGCCGTCATCGCCTTCAAGGTCGGCAACGACACCGAGAGCATCATCAACGCCGGTCAGCGCTTCCTCTCCGACCAGGACCAGATGTCGGTACTGACCGGCCGGATATTCGCCGGCCATCTGCGGTCCATCATCGGCTCCATGACGGTCGAGGAGATCGTCACCGAGCGGCAGAAGCTCGCCACCGAGGTACTGGACACCTCCAAGACCGAGATGGCGAAGATCGGTCTGCATGTGGACTCGCTCCAGATCCAGTCCATAGACGACGGGGACACCGGCTACATCGAGGCGATGTCCGCGCCCCACAAGGCGGCCATCCAGCGGCAGGCCCAGATCGCCCAGGCGCAGGCCACCCAGGCCGCGGCCGAGGCCGAGCAGGAGGCGGAGCGCAAGAAGGCCGAGTACGCCCGGCAGACCGCCGTGGTGCAGGCGCAGTACACCGCCGAGGTCGACCGCGCCCAGGCCCAGGCCGCGCAGGCGGGTCCGCTGGCGGAGGCGCACGCCCAGCAGGAGGTCCTCGCCGCCCAGACCGAGCTGGCCGAACGCGCGGCCCGGCTGCGGCAGCAGCAGTTGGTGGCCGAGGTCGTCAAGCCCGCCGAGGCCGACGCCGAGCGCATCCGGGTCCTGGCGACGGCCGAGGCCGAGCGGATGAAGATCCAGGCCGAGGCCGCCGCCTCGTACGACCGGGTGGCGCTGGACCGGATGCTCATCGACCAGCTCCCGCTGATCGTCAAGGAGGCCGCGTCCGGCCTGTCGGGCGCCAACGTCAATGTGCTCAACGGTGCGGACGGGCTGGGCGAGATCGCCGCGGGTCTCGTCGGCCAGGGCCTGACGATCCTGGACTCGGTACGGCGCAACCTCGGTACGCCGGAGGGCGGGAGCGAGAACGGGAGCGCAAACGGGAGCGCGGGCAAGGGCTCCGGGAGCAAGGACTCCGGGAACGCGGACAACAGCGGCGCGGTGGGCGAGTTCCAGCGGCTGCTGGGCGTGCCGTCGGGCCGTACAGGCAGCCCGGTCGAGATCGAGTAGGTGCCGCGCACGCGCCGTTCAGAGGGCCGGTGCCGAGGTGTCACGGTTGCCGCTGCGGTCGCAGTCGCGGTCACCGTCCCGGTACCGGTCGTGGGCGAGCCTGCCCGCCACGTACGTGGCCCGGACGGCGCGGTCGTCCCCCAGCAGGGCCAGGGCGAAGAGCAGGTCCTCGACGCCCTGCGCACGTGACGCGCGCCGGGACAGGAGCGGGGTGGCCTTCGGGTCCAGGACGACGAAGTCCGCCTCGTGTCCCGGCTCCAGAGAGCCGATCCTGTCCTGGAGGCCCATCGCCTGCGCGCCGCCACGGGTCGCGAGGTGGAAGGCCCGCACGCCGTCGAGCGGGTAGCCGGTCAGCCGTGCGACCTTGTGCGCCTCGTTCATGGTGCGCAGCAGGGAGAAGCTGGTGCCCGCGCCGATGTCGGTGCCCAGCCCCACCTTCAGCGGGTCCGTACGTTCCTTGGCGTCGGCCAGGCGGAACAGGCCGCTGCCGAGGAAGAGGTTCGAGGACGGGCAGTGGGCGAGCGCCGTACCCGTACGCGCACAGCGGTCCCGCTCGTCCGGTGTCAGATGCACGCCGTGCGCCAGGACGGCGCCGGGGCCCAGCAGACCGTAATGGCCGTAGACGTCGAGGTAGCCCCGCCGGCCGGGGAAGAGGGAGCGGACCCAGGGGATCTCGTCGGCCTGCTCCGAGACATGGGTGTGCAGGAGCGTCCCGGGGTGCTCGCGCCACAACGCGCCCGCCGCCTCGAGCTGTTCGGGCGTGCTGCTGGGGGCGAACCGCGGGGTGACGGCGTACAGATTGCGCCCCTTTCCGTGCCAGCGCTCGATGAGCGCCTTGGACTCCTCGTACCCGCGCTGCGCGGTGTCCAGGAGGTCGTCGGGCGCGTTGCGGTCCATCAGCACCTTCCCCGCCGCGATCCGCAGGTTCCGCGCCGACGCCTCCTCGAACAGCGCGTCGGCCGAGCCCGGGAACACGGCGGCGAAGGTCAGCGCGGTCGTGGTGCCGTTGCGCAGCAGCTCCTCGCAGAAGGAGGCGGCGACCCGGCGCGCGTACGGGGTGTCGCCAAAACGCCGCTCCTCGGCGAAGGTGTGGTGGCCGAGCCAGTCGGACATCTCCGACGCGAAGGTGGCGACCATGCCGCTTTGCACGTAGTGGGTGTGGGTGTCCACGAATCCGGCGCTGATGAGGTGGTCCGGGTAGTGCACCGGCTCGGTCCCGGCGGGCAGCCGGCCACGCAGGGACGTGTGGTCGCCCACCGCGGTGATCCGCCCGTCCTCACAGATCAGCAGGCCGTCGCTCTCGTACGCGAGGGCTTCTTCCGGGCCGGTGCGGAACGGGTCGTCCCGGAAGCGGAGGAGGGGCCCGCGCACCGCGGAGACGGCGTGCGGCCGGTGTCCGCGGGGGCGTTCGGAGGGGGGTTCAGGGGAGCGTTCGGAGGGGGGTTCGGGGGAGCGTTCGCGGGGGTGCGTCATGGCGGGGTGGCTCTCCTCCCGGGGCTATGTGCTGTGCGTCCTTCTCCCGGCGCCTTCCTCCCCGGTGAACGACAAAACCGCCCCTGTGTGACGGATGGGTAGGGTGCGCAGGATGACGGAGCACGCACGGCTGTGGACGGCACCGGGCAGCCCGCAGGTGGAGCTGTTCAAGGCGCGCTTCGAGCACTTCTCCTTCGACCGGCACAGCCACGAGCAGCTCTCCGTCGGCGTGATCGAGAGCGGTGCCGAGGGGCTGCACCTGGGCGGGGGCCGGGTGGTGATCCCGGCGGGGCACCTGGTGGTCCTCAATCCCGGTGAGGTGCACACCGGTTTCGCCGCCGACGAGGCAGGCTGGCGCTACCGGATGTTCTATTTCGACACCGCGCTGGTCGACGAGATCGTCCGTGATCAGCTCGGTGCGTCCGGCGCCTGGTTCACCGAGCACTCCGTACGCGATCCGGCGCTCTTCAGGCTGCTGCGCCACGTCCACCGTACGCAGGAGCAGGCGCAGGGACTGGGGCAGGCGCCCGAGCAGGTGCAGAGGCAGCCGCCGCAGGGACCGGAGCGGAAACGGTTCACCGATCCGCTCACCGCCGAGTCCGCCCTGCTGACGGGCCTCGGCGCGGTCGTACGGCGCCATGCCCGTACCCACGGCGTACGCGGCGTACGCGGTGTGCCCGGTATACCGGGAAGCACCGGGACGCGCCGGACCGCACCGGAGCTGGCCCGTCAGATGCTCCACGACCGCTGGGACGAGCCGGTGACCCTCGCGGACCTCACCACGGCCACCGGCTGGAACCGCTCCACACTCATCAGCGCGTTCCGCCGCGCCTATGGGCTGCCGCCGCACGCCTATCTGATGCGGCTGCGCGCCAACCGGGCCCGTCGGCTGCTGCTGTCCGGTCAGGCGCCCGCCGAGGTCGCCGCCGCCACCGGCTTCGCCGACCAGGCCCACCTCACCCGCGTCTGCAAGCGCTATTTCGGGGTCACACCCGCCGCCATGCGGCCCTGACCGGCCACGACGCGACTTTTGTTCAAGACCGGCAGCCCGGCCCACGGCCACGCTGCCCATGTCCGTACGCAGAACGCGACACGCAACGCGCGGCACACAACGCACGGCACGCGACAAGCCACGCGCAGCACGCGACAAGCAACGCGCAACGCATGACATGGGAGGCGGCCCCGAATGGTGTGGGCAGTGGCGGTGTCACCGCTGGTCATGGTGCTGGGTCTGATCACGGGCCTGCGGCGCCCCGCGCACTGGGCGGCGGCGGCCGGCACACTGACGGCCGCCCTCCTGGTCTGGTGGCTCCCCGACTTCTCGCTGAGCGGCGCCGAGGTGGCCGCGGGCGCCGGCGCCGGCGGGCTGCTCGTACTGAACGCCGCCGCGGTGATGCTCCCCGGCGTCTATCTGAGTCAGGTCCTCACCCGCCGCGAAGTGCACCGCTCGCTCCAGGAGTGGGTACGTCAACTCCCGCTCTCCCGGCCGGTGAAGACCGCCCTGGTGGTCGTAGGAATCGGTCCCACGGTCGAGTCGCTGACCGGTTTCGGGGTCTCGCTGCTGGTCACCGTGCCGGTGCTGCTCGCTTTGGCGCCGCCGGCCACCGCCCTGCGGCAGTCCCTGCTCGGCATGAACATCATGCCGTGGGGCACCCTCGGCCTGGCCACCGTGGTCGGCGGCTCGCTCGCGGGGGCCGGCACCGCCGCGCTCGGCGCGACCACCGCCGTCACCAGCGCCCTGGTCTTCCCCGTACTGGCGGTGGGCGCGGCGCTGCTGTGCCGGCCCGCGCGGCGGCTGCGGGCGGCCGGTGCCGCCGCGGCGCTGGGCGCGGTGCTCTCCCTGGCCCTGATCGCCCTGAACCGGCTGGGTGTGGTGGAGGTGGCCGGCGTCGTGGCCGGGCTGTGCACCGCGCTCCTGGGCGTGCTCGCCTTCGCCGCCCGGCGCGACCGGGCCCTGCTGCCGCCCCGGCCCGTACTCCTCGCGTACGGAACGGTCCTCGGCCTCGTCGCCCTCATCCGCGTCGCCTGCGCCCTCGGCCTGCCCGACTTCACCTGGCAGGCGGGCGGCGCGAGTTTCCACCCGCTGACCTCCCCCGGCCTCCCGCTGCTGCTCACCGCGCTGATCCTGGACCGCGGACGGGTGCACGGCACCGACGCGCGGGCGGCCCTGCGGCGGGTGGCCCGTCCGCTGCTCGCCCTGACGGGCTTTGTCGCCCTGGGCCAGGTGATGGCGCGCGGCGGCATGATCGACGCCCTCGGTACGGCCGTGTCCGGGGCCCACCCGCTGCTGCTCGCACCGGCCGTCGCCGCGCTCGGGATGCTGGGCGGCTTCATCACCGGCTCGAACGTCGGCGGCAACGCCCTGCTGATGCAACTCCAGGCCGGATCGGCGCCGGACGCACATCTGGAGCTGTGGTTCGCCGCGCTCCAGAACAGCGCCGCCGGGCACGCCGTCTTCACCTCCCTGCCCATGATCATGCTGACCCTGGCGGTGGCCGGCCCCGCCGCCAAGGTCTCCGAACACGGGCTGCTGCGCTTCGGCCTGCGCATGGCCTCACTGGTCTACGCGGCACTCGCCGTGGTGGCCGTGGCGGGCGTACTGATCCTGTGAGCACCGCGGCCGGGCGGGACGGGGACGCCTGTCGCCACGGCCGGCGACGGATCGGACGAACCAACCGGACGAACCAACCGGACGAGCCGACCGGAGGACCCAACCGGACGAACCAACCGGTTGAACTAATCAGCCGAACTAGACGACGGCCTTTGCTGTGGTGAAGTGGGCGGCGGACCCACGTGTCCACAGCAGTGCCACCGCAGCCAGGCCGGCAAGGCTCGGCAGCATACCGGCCAGGCTCATCGGGAGGGGGTGCGGCTGAGTGAAGTTGTAGCCGCAGATCAGGGTTGCGACGGCGAAGACGCCCGTGGCCACGGTGCGGGCCCATCGCTTCCCCGCCTTGACCGCCCGCGACACCCCCAGCCACAAGACGAGGCCGGTCGCGGCCAGCGTGAAGAGGTAC
Encoded proteins:
- a CDS encoding AfsR/SARP family transcriptional regulator, whose translation is MPEYKVLGTTQVRSAGRDRTPTPAKVRQVLALLLLRGNQVVHIDAFIDELWGDDSPRTAVTTAQTYIYQLRKSFARDGVMKPGQRWLLTRPPGYMLLLEPGELDAEVFESTVHSARKLMDDGRAAQAEPMLRRALEMWTGPALADVTKGRQLSAHAVHLEEQRMRALELCVQAGFALGRTRELVGELRSLTVRYPLNEWFHGQLMAALADCGRRSEALGVYHNLRMMLDEELGLTPSEEIKRMQHRILNEQPVLA
- a CDS encoding PEP/pyruvate-binding domain-containing protein — protein: MGVPDLSQIGLADAPAAGRKAAVLGELARAGFDVPAGWVLSTDLMAGAFGPGGDLTRLRESVAAILAEAGDVPLAVRSSGVAEDLEGMSYAGQYESVLNCRGAQEVLDAVRTCWESGSSERLAAYQGDAPAGGVAVLVQEMVDADVAGVAFSVNALTADPDEVVVSAVRGLGDRLMSGEATAEEWAVRDGAARRTSGEEQVADEALVLRVAELARAVADRFGAPQDVEWAVSGGRLRLLQARPVTGLPDELVPHVPVPVDVPPGTSMRDPNFDRPWTPFVRSVFLPVFTRAAPHVFAFTTGATPRPTVIGGWPYVNVLPDTMPELVARLEKIAERFAAGDPLELVRRWEGGWKAETAAAVAELRAVDPAALDDSALTAHLERLLDAFATLHDRYFQLSGASAGLLGRLGATCAELLGWDAAKTLLLRGGLVGDHVPATAGVGDMARYAAGRPEVRAALEAGERPADPGFTALLTAYLADYGHRTAGFTLTEPTLAEQPEVVLGMVRAQLDAPYDLDAERARLEERRAATAAEARAALADRPEADRERFERALLGSDLSAPIRDEKSFYAVSLWALLRYAALEAGARLAAAGTLTAREDVLFLEYEEVTAALAGRTPAEGLVRHRRGEHAWALAHPGPPVLGEPPAPPRPVPDMTPPSPAAQEVMRGAEWSMGVFGAGAAAARQEEDTLHGVAASPGRRTGTVRVINGVAEFGRLRAGEVLVCPETTAQWAILFPAVGALVTDRGSLLSHPAIIAREYGVPAVVATRTATAFLRDGDLVTVDGSTGTVRRERAGGPT
- a CDS encoding FAD-dependent monooxygenase is translated as MSALRVAVSGAGIGGLALAQGLRRRGVEVTVYESDGSALSRDQGFRLRIDAQGRAALADCLPARLHRLAEDTAGRPYTSRGLCFDHRLTRLGAHRPAAAPDGTDGRDNRDNLDDRKGRTDPNDPNDRAGLDDPGAASMVADRRVLRQILLTGLGDAVRFGHRVTGYRPAGEGVFLDFADGTAAAADVLVLADGINSRARRHLLPRAQVLDTGLRAVQGHMPLDAEALDWVPPELLGGSRPVLGPHRTTLVVGAYQPRRPVAEAVAEHAPGADIEAVRAYFKWTLVAPAGQFPYAGAGLSAAGPLGLHAAATRMTKGWHPLLRRVLARSDRAATFALSIRAVPVPDAWPPGRVTALGDCVHAPTPVGGLGANTALRDAALLSGRLADARAGRLDVTGAIGLYEEEMRGYARAAVDGSLRGAETVFRADPLPV
- a CDS encoding VC0807 family protein gives rise to the protein MQKTGPLTRVRPFVPILLDIVVPAVLYLGLKRLGVSDFWALTVAGVSTGVTTLINTIRRRRMDFVGILVVLEIALTVALLFVTDDPRVVAVKPSFYTAFTGVFLWVTCFVGRPVVYQAAAPMATKGDPAREIAYDRAWVESREFRSRERVMTAAFGAMLIAEAALRVFVVYRYSVQDLEKSFLLSQLPGIVLLVAVLGFFRMNVPALTRIVDGIQERVTASELSEYRTAGKGR
- a CDS encoding malonic semialdehyde reductase — its product is MAHLTTTGTGRPRLSSQALDLLFRQARTPGGFTDEPVGPEDLRALYELIRHGPTSFNQQPLRVLEIRSTGARQRLLRHLTDRNRDKARGAPLTLLLAVDLNYHEHLPVVFPHAPHLYEWLANAPEVRRERGRFDALLQTGYLIVAARALGLAALPMLGFDEAGLNAEFFPAGDREALLVLNLGRPAPVRRERLPRLTYDQVVTTL
- a CDS encoding zinc-binding dehydrogenase: MFAVYAAAPDFDDPLSGLVTGERPEPQVPPGWAAVSVRAASLNMHDISTLRGWGMPPERYPMILGCDGAGVLADGTEVVVHALIGSPGWTGPETLDPGRTVLSEQHQGSFADTVVVPARNLVPKPAGISFSEAACLPTAWLTAYRMLFNGAGVRPGQTVLVQGRERIGSIATAAIALAVTAGLEVWVTAEGRGRDLAAELGAHRVLGPGEKAPGLVDAVLDGGVDETGWARSLELLRPGGAVVCAGYRAGRPAEPAPAHALHRLIFGERRLVGSAMGTAGELADLLAFLDRTGLRPRIARELPLREAAEGFRAMLTGETDGKIVFSHGPAAGDGCG
- a CDS encoding flotillin family protein; this translates as MFGYRVPAPDEAMLISGGRRGLGGAPFRVVTGHGKFVLPVFRKTRFLTLAMCEAEVVETCVTRQGIALTVRAVIAFKVGNDTESIINAGQRFLSDQDQMSVLTGRIFAGHLRSIIGSMTVEEIVTERQKLATEVLDTSKTEMAKIGLHVDSLQIQSIDDGDTGYIEAMSAPHKAAIQRQAQIAQAQATQAAAEAEQEAERKKAEYARQTAVVQAQYTAEVDRAQAQAAQAGPLAEAHAQQEVLAAQTELAERAARLRQQQLVAEVVKPAEADAERIRVLATAEAERMKIQAEAAASYDRVALDRMLIDQLPLIVKEAASGLSGANVNVLNGADGLGEIAAGLVGQGLTILDSVRRNLGTPEGGSENGSANGSAGKGSGSKDSGNADNSGAVGEFQRLLGVPSGRTGSPVEIE